Part of the Euzebya rosea genome is shown below.
CGATGCCCTTGACCAGGCTGACCGCCACGGCGTCGCGCGGGACCAGGGCACGCCATGCGGCCAGGGAGTCGACGAGGGCGTGGGAGGGGACGGCGAGGACCACGATGTCGGCACCCGCCAGCGCCTCCTCCGGGTCGGGGGTGGCCCGCAACGCCTCGTTCAGCCCGATGTCGGGCAGGTACTCGGGGTTGCCGAGGCCCGCGTTGATCGTGTCGGCCACCTCGGGCCGGCGGGCCCACAGCCGCACCTCGGCGCCGGTGTCGGCGCAGATCGACCCGAAGGCGGTTCCCCAGGACCCCGCGCCCATGACCGCAACGGCGGTGGTCACGGCTGGCCTCCTCGGGGTCGACTGGCAGAACGCGGGTGCGTCGTCGGCGGGTCGCCGCCGGGTCCGCAGTCTACGGGCGAGGCCGACCTCGACGGCAGCACCCACGCTGGCCCGACCGGCCGACCCGTCGCGCCGGACCGTGTCGCCGACCCGACAATGTGGAGCGACAGTCCACTTCTCCTGTCCATTGTCCCACCGTCGGGTTACCCTGCCGACGGTCGGCCCGGGAGGGGTCGTCGCGGTCACCCGAAAGGTCTCTTCGTGCACAGACGTCTTCTGCTGCTAGCCCTCGTTCCCTGCCTGCTGGCGTCGCTGCTGGTCGCTGCCCCCGTGGCGGCGCACCCCGAACGGCCGGCGGAGTTCCCCGCCGGGGCGCTGGGCACACCGGCGTACCGCTTCGACGGGGACACCCACGTGGTGTGCAAGCCCGACACCGAGGCGCGCCTGCAGGTGCTGCCGGATGCGCTGCGCACCCGCAACGAGGCGCTGCTGGAGGACTGTGCGTTCGAGCACATCAACGAGGCGATCGCCGAGGTCGAGGCCAACGGCGAGCAGGGCAGCCGCATCCTGGTGATGCCCGGCGTGTACCGCGAGGAGCCCTACGTGGGCGCCGTCGACCCGGCGTGCCTCGAGATCGAGCCCCCCGCCGACGACGAGGGCGGCGGCATCATGGACATCGGCGCCATCCCCCTGCCGCCGATGCAGCAGCACGAGCTGTACCAGCAGGAGGACCCCACCGAGGACGAGGGCAACAACAACCCCGGCGCGCTGGTGCTGTCCTACGAGCAGCAGCGGGAGTGCCCGTTCCTGCAGAACCTCATCCCGATCCTCGGCGACACCGACGGTGACTCGGTCTGCGACAACGCGCTGTGCAACCTGCAGATCGAGGGCACCGGCGCCTCACCGCTTGACACCGTGATCGACGGCGACTACTCCCAGCTCAACGGCATCCGCGCCGACCGGGCCGACGGGCTGTACCTGCGGAACTTCACCGTCCAGCGGTTCGAGTTCAACGCCGTGTACATCATCGAGTCCGACGGGTTCGTCTTCGAGGAGATGATCACCCGCTGGAACGACGAGTACGGGTTCCTGTCCTTCGCCGTGGACCACGGGCTGTACCAGAACTGCGAGGGGTACGGCAACGGCGACTCCGCCATCTACCCGGGGTCGGCGACCGACCTCAACCAGGACGCGGGCCTCTTCGACGACAACGAGGGCCTGCGCTTCGGCACCGAGATCCGCGGCTGCCGTGGCCACCACAACACCCTCGGCTACTCCGGCACCGCCGGCAACTCCGTGCACACCCACCACAACGAGTTCGACCGCAACCTCGTCGGCGCGGCGACCGACTCGTTGTTCCCCGACCACCCCGGCCTGCCGCAGGACCACGCCTACTTCCACGACAACCTGTTCCACTCCAACAACACCGGCTACTACGAGCGTGACCTGCTGGCCGGCAAGTGCACCGGTCCGTTCAGCGAGCGCGACTACGACGAGGGGATCGTCTGCCCGGTGGTGCCCCTTCCCGTCGGGACCGGCCTGGTGCTGGCCGGCGGCAACTACAACCTCTTCGAGAACAACCGCGTCTACGACAACTGGCGCCAGGGCACCTTCCAGTTCTTCGTGCCGGCGACCCTTCGTGGCGAGGACGCCCCCGACAAGCAGTTCGACACCTCCAACTTCAACACCTGGCGCGGGTCGACCTACGGCGTGAACATCAACGGCCTGGCCCAGCCCAACGGCACCGACATGGTGTGGGACGGCGAGGGCGAGGGGAACTGCTGGACCGACAACGTCGGCATCGACGGTGGGGCCCCCACCACCGCTGTCGGCGACGGGTCGGGTGTGTTCCAGGTCCCGGGCATCCCGCTGCCCGGATGTGACCCCCGTCCGCCGTTCACGCCCGGACCGGGCATCGTCACGGCCGCGCAGTGCGCCTCCTACTCCCGTGGCAGCGAGCCCAACCCGCCCGGCTGCAACTGGTTCTCCACCCCGGAGCCGCCGGCGGACCGCACCCCGGAGGGGCCGACGGTCGACCGCCTGGCCGGTGCCGAGCGCATCGAGACCAACCTGATGACCTCCCGTGAGGCCTTCCCGGGTCAGTCCGCCAACGTCGTGCTGGCGACGGCCGACAACTTCGCCGACGCCCTTGCCGGTGCCCCGCTGGCGGCGCACCTCGAGGCCCCCCTGCTGATCACCCCGACCGGCGGCCTCGACGACCGCGTCGCCGAGGAGATCACCCGCTTGGGTGCCCAGCGTGTCTGGCTGCTCGGTGAGACGGCCGCCCTGTCCGACACCGTGGTCGCCGACCTCGAGGCGCTGGGGATCCGCGAGATCACCCGCGTCGGCGGCGCGAACCGCTTCGAGACGGCCACCCTGATCGCCGGGATGATCGGCTCCGGCAACGCCTTCCTCGTGGAGGGTGGCGACTTCGCCTCCGCGCTGTCGGCCTCCGCCGTCGGTGCGCTCGTCGGACGGCCCGTGCTGCTGACGTCGGCCGACACCATCTCCCCCGAGCTCGAGACCTTCCTCGAGGGCGGCCTGATGGTCGACATCCGCCTGGTCGGGTCGGCCGTGTCCGACGCGGTCATGGCGCAGCTGCCGGTCGTGCAGCCCCGCATCGTCGACATCGAACGGACCGCAGGGGCCGACGCGGTGGAGACGTCCGCGATGATGGCCGAGCTCGGCGTGCAGATCGGCCAGGACGACACGGAGCTGTGGATCGCCACGGTCGACAACTGGCCGGACGCGCTCGGCGCAGCCGCGGCTGCCGCCGTCGACGAGGGCGTCCTGCTGCAGGTGCCGGCCTCGCTGGACGGCGAGTCGCCGGTGCTCGACTACATCACCGAGAAGAACTCGATCCTCGAGCACATCCGCATCGCCGGTGGGACCGCCGCCGTCAGCCAGGAGGTGGAGGACACCATCCTCACCGCCACCGGCGGCGTCACCGGCGACGTCCGCGGAGACCGGTCGCACGGGACCTTCGTGTCCACCGGATCCTTCGCCCCGCTCCCCGACGTCGACCAGGCCTACGCCGGCGTCACCGGCACCGCCACGATGGTCCGGACCATCCACGGCACCACCGAGGTCGAGGTCCTGGTCGAGGGCATGCCGGCCAACACCTTCGCGCCGGTCCACCTTCACGTGGACTCGTGCGACGTGGCCGGCGGTGACCACTTCCAGTTCGTGCCCGGTGGATCGATGATGCCGCCCAACGAGATCCACCCGCGCTTCACCTCCGACGCGGTCGGCGTGGGTCGCGGCACCGACACGGCGTTCGCCATCGCCGGCAACGACGCCCGCTCGGTGGTCATCCACGACCCCGACGGCAACAAGGTCGCCTGCGCGGAGTTCGACGGACCCGAGATCCCCGACGGTGCGGCGACCACCCCGGCGCTGGCCTCGTTCATGGCACCGGAGCTCGCGATGGGCGACGACGACGGCGGCATGCCGGCGTGGCTGTGGTACGCGGTGGCCGGCTGGATCATGGTCAGCCTGCTGCTGGGCTGGGTCCCGCGTCGGGCCCGTGCCCGTCGGGCTGGCTGACGCCAGCACGAGGATGCGTTGACACGACCGGGAGCGACGTAGGCTCCCGGTCGTGGTTTGTCCGGACCGAGTCGCTGGCGATCGCCCCCCTCCGGCGGTCGTGGCGGTCGTGCCGCTGAAGGCCATCGGCTCGTCCAAGACGCGGATGGCGCCGGCGTTGTCCCCCGACGACCGGGCGCTGCTGCTGCGCCGCACGTTCGACCGGGTCGTTGCGGCCGCCAGGCGATGTGTGGCCGTGACCGAGGTGCTGGTCGTCGTCGGTGACGACCGTGGGGCTGCCTGGGCGATGATGTCCGGCGCGTCGGTGGTCCGGGAGACCCCCGGGCCCGGCGGGCTCAACGCCGCGCTGGCCGAGGCGGACGCCTCGCTGGCCGACACTGCGACGCTGGTGATCCCCGCCGACCTGCCCCTGGTGACCGCCGAGGACCTCGACGCCATGGTCGACGCGCTCCCGGGTGTCCCCGGAGTGGTCGTGTGCCCGACGGCGGACGGTGGCACCGGTGGCCTGTTGCGTGCGCCGGGAGGGGTCGTGCCGCCGTGCTACGGGCCCGGGTCAGCCGACGCCCACGTCGACGCTGCCCGGCGGGTGGGCGTGCCCGTGCGTCGCCTCCTCCTCCCCGGGCTGGCCCTGGACCTGGACCGGCCGAGCGACATCGCCCTCGCCGGCGGGTGGCGGGCAGTGACGGCGGGCGGCCGCGGGTCCGTCGACTCGGAGACCGGGCCGGTCGAGCGGTACCCTCACCGCTGACCCGAAACGGGCCGACGTCCGGCCCAACGACTCAAGGAGATGCGATGCCGCAGGGCACGATCAAATCGTTCGACCACGGCACCCGGTCGGGCAGCCTGGTCCTGGACGACATGACCGAGTTCACCTACGACACCGCCACCTTCCAGGCCTCCGCGCTCGCCGAGCTGCGGATCGGCCAGCGCGTGCGCTTCGACCTGGAGGGCAGCGACGACGATCGGCGCGTCACCAACCTCCAGCTCGTCTCGCTGTAGCGGGTCAGGCGGGGGGGCTCGCGGGGGTACGCGGCCCGACGGTGTCCTCCCACTCCTGCCAGTAGCGCTCCATGCGGCCAGCGGCGGTCGCGACGTCGTGCTTGGAGGAGTTGGTGATGGCGATCAGCCGCTGCTGCCAGCGCTGCTTGTCCTCCACCGGGATGTCGGCCGGCCCGAGCGCGGCGAACGCCTGCTTGAGCTCCTCCGCGAGGTCGAGCGTGGGGTCGTTCGCGGCGGGGCTGCTGGTGGGGGCGGTGGGCTGCTGATCGGCCATGTCCACCAGCGTACGCTTGAGCTCGTGAACGCACTCACGAGCTCTCGGACCGCCGCCGTCATCGCCGGGATCGCCGCCTTCGGCAACCTGCTGCTGGGGATCGCCCACACGGGGGTGACGGTGCCGTTGCTGTCCCGCATCGGCCCCCAGGGCGGCGCCGTTCCCCCGGCCGTCGTGGCCTTCGGCGTGGGCACCCTCGTCTTCGCGGTGCTGGCGTGGGGGCTGTGGCGCGGTGCGGCGTGGGCACGCTGGGTCGGACTGGCCGTCTGTGCCCTTGCCATCCTCAGCGGGATCGGCCAGTTCCGCGGCGTCGTCAGCGCCGCCGGCATCGTCCTGGCCGTGGCCCTGGGCGCCCTCCTCCTCCGCCCGCCCACCCCGGCGGAGTAACCCCTCCCGCGGCGCCGTGTGCGTCGGGTGGCGACCGGCGCGATCGGGGCCTCCGTCGTCCATGGCCGACGACCGGCACGATCCGTCCGGCTGGTGGGCCTCCCGTTCGGCGCGATCGGGGCCTCCGTCGTCCATGGCCGACGACCGGCACGATCCGCTCGACCACCCTGCGGCCCGTGGTCAGCCTCGAGGACGGCGACCGGGAGGCCTCGGCGGCCCGTCCGGGCGTCGGGATGGCGGACCTGGATGGGGAGGAGGGGGCTCGGGCCACGTCGGGGGCCGCGAACCGGGCGGTGGTGGGCCGCCGCGCCACTGGACCGGCTCACCGCCGGTCGGCCACGTCCCCGGGACGCCGAAGCGCTCGGGGACCCAGTACCGCTCGGGCACGACGGCGCGAGCCACGAACGGGGAGCGCTCGAGCGCACCCTTGACCAGCTGGGCGTAGACGACGACGGGGATGACCAGGACAAGGAAGCTGGCGGTGTTCCACAGGGCGTGCACCAGCATCGCCAGCAGGACGAACCCGATCGCCGTGGTGACCGGGCGGCCCTCCAGCCGACGCCGCGACATCCCGTAGCCGGCGATGCCGCTGGCGGTGGCGTGCAGCACCGCCGATCCCATCCCCCGAAGGAACGCGGTCACCGCGAAGCACTCCAGCCCCGCGTCGCAGAAGTCGATCGGCGAGCCCAACGGCCCGACGCCCATCCACGCCTGGATCAGGTAGTCCGTCGTCTCGGCCGCCGCGAAGCCCAGCCCGACGGTGGTGCCGTAGATGATCCCGTCCATCGGCTCGTTGAAGGCCCTGCTGCGCCACGCCCCGAGCTTGGTGCCCCAGTACTTCAGCGTCTCCTCCGTCACCGGCGCGATGCCGATGGCCAGGACGGGCAGTAGGAGCAGCGCCCGCTCCCCCGACAGGTCCCCGCCGGCGATGACGAGCAGCGCCACCGCGTTGACGACCCCGGCCACGAACGCCACCGGCAGCGCACCGATGAGGAACAGCCTGATGATCAGCCCGATGGGCTCGGGATCGTGGCGGTCGCGGCTGTAGAAGAACCACAGCCACAGGAGGCAGGGCAGGACCGCCCCGGCCAGGGCGAGCAGGAACAGCGACATGGTGGCGGCAAGCCTGCCACGAACAGGGCCGACCGGACCGTCCGGACAGGGCGCGCTCGTGATCCGAGGAACAAACCCGACTCCCGAGTTGGACGACTCGGGGAGGCGCTGCTACTCTCTTGCATCCGCCGCCGCCCAAGTCAGGCAGGTGGCGGACCCTTTCCGGGGTGGTGTAATTGGCAACACAGCTGGTTCTGGTCCAGTCATTGAGGGTTCAAGTCCTTCCCCCGGAGCGAGGGTGAGCCACAACACTCACCCGGCACAAGCAGAGCAAGGAACGGCAAGCACCGAACCGCGCTCGACATATGGTCCCGTCGTCTAGCTGGCCTAGGACGCGGCCCTCTCAAGGCTGAAACGGGAGTTCGAATCTCCTCGGGACTACACAACACGAACGGCCGCTCGACCCAGCTATCGAGCGGCCGTTCTGCTGCCCGGACATCCGAGCAGTGACAGGGGGAGGGGTTGTGCGCGGGTCACCGTGCCGACGGCGGTCGACCGCCGCCACCGTCCCAGTCCTCGGTACGGAACATGACGCAGATCCGCGGGCCGGACCGCGCGACCTTGGGCACGGCGTGCTGCCACGTCCGCTGGCAGGTCCCGCCCATGACGGCGAGGTCCCCGCGGCCGAGCGACCAGCCGACGCTCCTGCCCCCACCGCGGGGACGCATCTTGAACGGCCGCGGATGCCCCAGCGACACCACGGCCACCGTCGCGGTCGGCAGGGTGCGCAGGTGCGTGTCGCCGTGCCAGGCCACCGAGTCGGAGCCGTCGCGGTACAGGTTGGCCGACACGCGGGTCAGCGGCACGCCGTAGCGGGCCGAGAGCGACGCCGACATCGCCTTGATGGGCTCCAGCCCGGGCGGCAGGGCCGAGCCGGACCAGCTGACCGACAACCGGGGCTGCTCGACCACCTTGTCGAACATCGGCCGCGTCCACACCTGCCAGTCGGCGGCCTCCAGGACCGCTTCGAACAACGACTCGTGCCCGCTGACCCACCCGCGGGAGAGGTCGACCCACGCGCCCCGGTCGAGGCGAACCCGTTGGACGTCGGCGAACGACGGGTCGTGGGTGATCCCGTCGTCGAGGTCGAGCAGGGAGGGCTGGCGGGCGATGACCGGCGTTGCGCTCATGCCCCCAGCGTAGAACAGGTGTTCGATTCGCGCCAGCAGTCACAGCGCCCGCACCCGACGGGTCAGCCGGTCGAGCGACGACCCTCCGGCGGCTCGGACTCCCCCGAGAGGCTCCGGAGGGCCTGCTGGCGGTGGGCCACCCAGTCGTTGAGGGCCGACAGCTCCTCAAGCGCCCGTTGTTGCCGGTCCTCGCGGCTGCCCGGTCGGACCGGTCCGAGCGTGGCCACCAGCTCCTCCAGCTCGGCCAGGGCCTGCTCGACGCGGTCCTGCAGCGCCGTGACCCCGTCGACGAGGCCGACCTCCCGCTCCGGCACGACGGAGTCGTCGAGCAGCATGTCCTCCACCATCTCCGCCTCTGCCTCCGCCAGCAACGGCACGGCGTCACGCAGGTTGACGGCGGACAGGTAGGCCACCCGCCGGCCGGCGAGGACGACCTCCACCAGCGACGGATCCCCCTCGGCGCCGTCCAGCGCCCCCACGGCGGCGAGCAGGCGAACCGCCAGCGCGTCCTGACGGGCGGCGATCGGGACCAGCGCGGCC
Proteins encoded:
- a CDS encoding cell wall-binding repeat-containing protein; amino-acid sequence: MHRRLLLLALVPCLLASLLVAAPVAAHPERPAEFPAGALGTPAYRFDGDTHVVCKPDTEARLQVLPDALRTRNEALLEDCAFEHINEAIAEVEANGEQGSRILVMPGVYREEPYVGAVDPACLEIEPPADDEGGGIMDIGAIPLPPMQQHELYQQEDPTEDEGNNNPGALVLSYEQQRECPFLQNLIPILGDTDGDSVCDNALCNLQIEGTGASPLDTVIDGDYSQLNGIRADRADGLYLRNFTVQRFEFNAVYIIESDGFVFEEMITRWNDEYGFLSFAVDHGLYQNCEGYGNGDSAIYPGSATDLNQDAGLFDDNEGLRFGTEIRGCRGHHNTLGYSGTAGNSVHTHHNEFDRNLVGAATDSLFPDHPGLPQDHAYFHDNLFHSNNTGYYERDLLAGKCTGPFSERDYDEGIVCPVVPLPVGTGLVLAGGNYNLFENNRVYDNWRQGTFQFFVPATLRGEDAPDKQFDTSNFNTWRGSTYGVNINGLAQPNGTDMVWDGEGEGNCWTDNVGIDGGAPTTAVGDGSGVFQVPGIPLPGCDPRPPFTPGPGIVTAAQCASYSRGSEPNPPGCNWFSTPEPPADRTPEGPTVDRLAGAERIETNLMTSREAFPGQSANVVLATADNFADALAGAPLAAHLEAPLLITPTGGLDDRVAEEITRLGAQRVWLLGETAALSDTVVADLEALGIREITRVGGANRFETATLIAGMIGSGNAFLVEGGDFASALSASAVGALVGRPVLLTSADTISPELETFLEGGLMVDIRLVGSAVSDAVMAQLPVVQPRIVDIERTAGADAVETSAMMAELGVQIGQDDTELWIATVDNWPDALGAAAAAAVDEGVLLQVPASLDGESPVLDYITEKNSILEHIRIAGGTAAVSQEVEDTILTATGGVTGDVRGDRSHGTFVSTGSFAPLPDVDQAYAGVTGTATMVRTIHGTTEVEVLVEGMPANTFAPVHLHVDSCDVAGGDHFQFVPGGSMMPPNEIHPRFTSDAVGVGRGTDTAFAIAGNDARSVVIHDPDGNKVACAEFDGPEIPDGAATTPALASFMAPELAMGDDDGGMPAWLWYAVAGWIMVSLLLGWVPRRARARRAG
- the cofC gene encoding 2-phospho-L-lactate guanylyltransferase; the protein is MVCPDRVAGDRPPPAVVAVVPLKAIGSSKTRMAPALSPDDRALLLRRTFDRVVAAARRCVAVTEVLVVVGDDRGAAWAMMSGASVVRETPGPGGLNAALAEADASLADTATLVIPADLPLVTAEDLDAMVDALPGVPGVVVCPTADGGTGGLLRAPGGVVPPCYGPGSADAHVDAARRVGVPVRRLLLPGLALDLDRPSDIALAGGWRAVTAGGRGSVDSETGPVERYPHR
- a CDS encoding cold-shock protein, with the protein product MPQGTIKSFDHGTRSGSLVLDDMTEFTYDTATFQASALAELRIGQRVRFDLEGSDDDRRVTNLQLVSL
- a CDS encoding PrsW family intramembrane metalloprotease; protein product: MSLFLLALAGAVLPCLLWLWFFYSRDRHDPEPIGLIIRLFLIGALPVAFVAGVVNAVALLVIAGGDLSGERALLLLPVLAIGIAPVTEETLKYWGTKLGAWRSRAFNEPMDGIIYGTTVGLGFAAAETTDYLIQAWMGVGPLGSPIDFCDAGLECFAVTAFLRGMGSAVLHATASGIAGYGMSRRRLEGRPVTTAIGFVLLAMLVHALWNTASFLVLVIPVVVYAQLVKGALERSPFVARAVVPERYWVPERFGVPGTWPTGGEPVQWRGGPPPPGSRPPTWPEPPPPHPGPPSRRPDGPPRPPGRRPRG
- a CDS encoding alpha-ketoglutarate-dependent dioxygenase AlkB, with translation MSATPVIARQPSLLDLDDGITHDPSFADVQRVRLDRGAWVDLSRGWVSGHESLFEAVLEAADWQVWTRPMFDKVVEQPRLSVSWSGSALPPGLEPIKAMSASLSARYGVPLTRVSANLYRDGSDSVAWHGDTHLRTLPTATVAVVSLGHPRPFKMRPRGGGRSVGWSLGRGDLAVMGGTCQRTWQHAVPKVARSGPRICVMFRTEDWDGGGGRPPSAR